A genomic window from Ilyobacter polytropus DSM 2926 includes:
- a CDS encoding sensor domain-containing protein: MSIGGSDIYVSNLDLNIEHKKIEMPHLPVMRFSSPVENNKGKTIGILIINFKGFKFLDTFRNYLKINNPLIQISLTDSNGYYLYNKDESKNFGFMFEGEAKNYRLENESPKLWEMINSSSEKNFETKDKVLYFKKIDPEFKGHIYFDNENFYWNVVASLKKEDLPKLYPDIFIFKKNIKLYILLGILALSATIITLLHLKKRESNQLYMAELILGYVDEAVLITDSAGNILDFNDEFLNFTDLDKDEILKSDTSLFELNVTHPEIYDDIKKEMNKGKKWAGELWLKKKDNSKYPAILTINNVANPKNKNTEHYVCVIKDLTSEKQREAEIEYLLTHHSKTKLPNENLMRQLIDEEIKNNSGFSLIYIKLKNYNDLEIKYTDEFLNLIYENIIGKIESIVSEKENIAHLSTDTFIAICKTSTNKLLLNKSMIELFKGLKSSITIKDISVHLEFEMGSVIFPEHGDSSRELLKKALFSIRALKFHPERNYIIYHNNIEKSVRRELEIEENIVSAIENNEFQVYFQPQIDSNTETINGLEALIRWNNTTLGNVSPMEFIPLAEEKGIINKIDMWVVEEVARLTKKLGLHEQKGIKISINLSANDFKNDFLVEDVVAILDFHGLDHNQFEVELTEGTLISDHEYVSTKLEEFKSYGITVAIDDFGTGFSSMSYLKKLNFDKLKIDRSFIKDYPKMDNGSIAEVISYLAQKLKVNLIAEGVETVEQLKYLQSIGCVNIQGYYYSKPLSEKELKIYLKEHFEKKRLS; the protein is encoded by the coding sequence ATGAGTATAGGGGGATCGGATATATATGTTTCAAATCTTGATCTCAATATCGAACATAAAAAGATAGAAATGCCACATCTTCCTGTAATGAGATTTTCCTCACCTGTGGAAAACAACAAAGGAAAAACCATAGGTATTCTGATAATCAATTTTAAGGGATTCAAATTTTTGGATACATTTAGAAATTATCTGAAAATAAATAACCCATTGATCCAAATATCCCTCACTGACAGCAACGGATATTACCTATACAACAAGGATGAAAGCAAAAATTTTGGATTTATGTTTGAAGGTGAGGCCAAGAACTACAGACTAGAAAATGAGTCTCCTAAACTCTGGGAAATGATAAACTCTTCTTCTGAGAAAAACTTTGAGACAAAAGATAAAGTTTTATATTTTAAAAAAATAGACCCTGAATTTAAAGGACATATATATTTTGATAATGAAAATTTCTACTGGAATGTGGTGGCCTCTCTTAAAAAAGAAGATCTGCCAAAGCTTTATCCCGATATATTTATATTTAAGAAAAATATAAAACTATATATATTATTGGGGATACTGGCTTTGTCAGCAACTATAATCACACTCCTTCATCTAAAAAAAAGGGAGAGTAATCAGCTTTATATGGCAGAGCTTATACTAGGTTATGTAGATGAGGCAGTGCTGATAACGGATTCTGCAGGTAATATCCTGGATTTTAATGATGAATTTCTCAATTTTACAGATTTGGATAAAGACGAGATTCTAAAGTCAGACACAAGCTTATTTGAGCTAAATGTAACTCACCCTGAAATTTATGATGATATAAAGAAAGAAATGAACAAGGGTAAAAAATGGGCAGGGGAACTCTGGCTCAAGAAAAAAGATAATTCCAAATATCCGGCTATTCTCACTATAAATAATGTGGCAAATCCAAAAAATAAAAATACAGAGCATTACGTATGTGTGATAAAAGATCTGACCAGCGAAAAGCAAAGGGAAGCAGAGATAGAATACTTACTAACTCATCATTCAAAGACAAAACTACCAAATGAAAATCTAATGAGGCAGCTTATAGATGAAGAGATAAAAAATAACAGTGGTTTTAGCCTAATATATATAAAACTTAAAAATTATAATGATTTGGAGATAAAATACACTGATGAATTTTTGAATCTTATTTATGAAAATATAATCGGGAAAATAGAATCAATTGTCAGTGAAAAGGAAAACATAGCTCATTTATCAACAGATACCTTTATAGCTATATGCAAGACCTCTACAAATAAACTTCTTCTCAACAAATCCATGATTGAACTTTTTAAGGGGCTGAAATCAAGCATCACTATAAAAGATATCAGTGTTCACTTAGAATTTGAAATGGGCTCGGTGATATTCCCGGAACATGGTGATTCCTCTAGAGAACTGCTGAAAAAGGCTCTGTTTTCAATAAGAGCACTTAAATTTCATCCAGAGCGTAACTATATAATCTATCACAATAATATCGAAAAAAGTGTGAGAAGGGAGCTTGAGATAGAGGAAAACATAGTTTCAGCAATTGAAAACAATGAATTTCAAGTTTACTTTCAGCCTCAGATTGACAGCAACACTGAAACAATAAACGGATTGGAGGCACTGATACGATGGAATAACACGACCTTGGGAAATGTTTCTCCTATGGAGTTCATACCTCTTGCTGAAGAAAAGGGTATAATAAATAAAATAGATATGTGGGTAGTAGAAGAGGTTGCCAGGCTTACTAAAAAACTTGGCCTTCACGAACAAAAGGGGATAAAAATTTCCATAAACTTATCTGCTAATGATTTTAAAAATGATTTTCTTGTTGAAGATGTAGTAGCCATACTAGATTTCCACGGACTTGATCATAATCAATTTGAAGTTGAACTTACTGAAGGGACGCTGATAAGTGATCATGAATATGTCAGTACAAAATTGGAAGAATTTAAAAGTTATGGTATAACTGTTGCCATAGATGATTTTGGAACAGGCTTTTCTTCTATGAGTTATCTGAAGAAACTAAATTTTGATAAACTAAAGATAGACAGGTCGTTTATAAAGGATTACCCAAAAATGGACAACGGCTCTATAGCTGAGGTCATAAGCTACTTGGCTCAGAAACTGAAAGTAAATCTCATTGCCGAAGGTGTAGAGACTGTAGAGCAACTTAAGTATCTTCAGAGTATAGGGTGTGTCAATATACAAGGGTATTACTATAGTAAGCCTTTATCAGAAAAGGAACTTAAAATTTAT
- a CDS encoding 2-hydroxycarboxylate transporter family protein yields the protein MQNTAVLENEQSSQYKLMGIEMKYFIPITIVVFVATYLGVLPKGMLGAFPLMMILGAILNEIGNKTPIVKDYFGGGPIVIIFASAALISYGVIPENGKTIMTSFMKGEGFLNFYIAALITGSILGMNRKLLIKAALRYLPVIIGGVACAILLTGVTGALLGYGFKKAVFYIAIPIMGGGMGAGAVPLAQMFGQAMSKDPAELLSVMVPAVALGNAVAIVVGGILSKIGKKNKNLSGDGKLLKDQTNDIGGQEKETELKISFENMGKGLLFACTFFIFGKMLAKYINLHPYALMILSVAAVKGTGLIKREYEQCASQWFQFIMKNFTPALLVGIGVAYTSLDAVIKAFSPTYILLVFTTIIGAVIGTAIIGHLLGFYMIEGSITAGLCMANMGGTGDVAVLSASDRMELMPFAQISSRIGGAFMLILTSALLKFFL from the coding sequence ATGCAAAATACAGCTGTTTTAGAAAATGAGCAAAGCAGTCAGTACAAACTTATGGGGATAGAGATGAAGTATTTTATCCCAATCACAATTGTCGTATTTGTAGCGACATATCTAGGAGTTTTACCTAAGGGGATGCTCGGAGCATTTCCGTTGATGATGATACTAGGAGCAATTTTAAATGAAATAGGGAATAAAACCCCTATAGTGAAAGACTATTTCGGCGGAGGTCCAATTGTTATAATATTTGCCTCAGCAGCACTTATCTCCTATGGTGTCATTCCGGAAAATGGGAAAACTATAATGACCTCATTTATGAAGGGTGAAGGATTCCTTAACTTCTATATAGCTGCCCTTATTACAGGAAGTATTTTAGGTATGAACAGAAAGCTACTGATTAAAGCGGCTCTTAGATATCTTCCAGTTATAATCGGCGGAGTGGCTTGTGCCATTTTATTAACAGGTGTTACAGGAGCACTTCTAGGTTACGGATTTAAAAAAGCTGTATTCTACATTGCCATACCAATTATGGGTGGAGGTATGGGTGCAGGTGCAGTACCACTAGCTCAAATGTTTGGTCAGGCTATGAGTAAAGACCCTGCAGAACTTCTTTCTGTAATGGTTCCAGCTGTTGCCTTAGGAAATGCAGTGGCAATAGTTGTAGGTGGAATACTAAGTAAAATCGGAAAGAAAAACAAAAATCTAAGTGGAGACGGAAAACTTCTAAAAGACCAGACCAACGATATAGGCGGACAAGAAAAAGAAACAGAACTTAAAATCAGTTTTGAAAATATGGGAAAAGGACTGTTGTTTGCATGTACCTTCTTTATATTCGGAAAAATGCTTGCAAAATATATAAATCTGCATCCGTATGCTCTTATGATCTTATCTGTAGCTGCAGTTAAAGGAACAGGACTCATAAAAAGAGAATATGAACAGTGTGCTTCACAATGGTTTCAGTTTATAATGAAGAACTTTACTCCTGCTTTACTTGTAGGTATAGGGGTGGCATATACAAGTCTTGATGCAGTTATAAAAGCATTCAGCCCTACTTATATACTACTTGTGTTTACAACAATAATAGGAGCAGTTATCGGTACAGCGATTATAGGACACTTATTGGGATTCTATATGATAGAAGGATCTATCACTGCTGGTCTTTGTATGGCAAACATGGGTGGTACAGGAGATGTGGCGGTACTTTCTGCTTCAGACAGAATGGAACTTATGCCATTTGCTCAGATATCATCAAGAATCGGTGGAGCCTTTATGCTCATTCTCACGTCGGCACTGCTGAAATTCTTCTTATAA
- a CDS encoding response regulator produces MIKVIIVEDDPMVKMITEKFVSSTGEFKVEASFGDGEAAYEYISKGKGDLLILDMYLPGMDGLTLLKNLRENEIWIETIFVTAASNLEDIEKASQLGALDYLIKPFNFARLRSSFKKYLDKKETTYGKESLTQEDVDKIFLGDKKNVVTCKGIHESTLKKIISILEEDRSKEWSTKEVAEKVDSSVVTVKKYLDYLTETGKVESTLHYKSVGRPQYKYKLNI; encoded by the coding sequence ATGATAAAAGTTATAATAGTTGAAGATGATCCCATGGTGAAGATGATAACAGAAAAATTTGTCTCTTCCACCGGGGAATTCAAGGTTGAGGCCTCTTTTGGAGACGGAGAGGCGGCCTATGAATATATTTCTAAGGGAAAGGGAGACCTTCTCATCCTAGACATGTACCTTCCAGGAATGGACGGCCTCACACTGCTTAAAAACCTGAGAGAAAATGAGATATGGATAGAGACCATATTTGTCACTGCTGCAAGCAACCTAGAAGACATAGAGAAGGCTTCTCAGTTAGGAGCCCTGGACTATCTTATAAAACCTTTTAATTTTGCCAGGCTCAGAAGCTCCTTTAAAAAATATCTAGATAAAAAGGAAACTACCTACGGGAAAGAATCCCTAACCCAGGAAGATGTAGATAAGATTTTTTTGGGAGACAAGAAAAATGTGGTTACATGTAAAGGGATACATGAGAGCACCTTAAAAAAAATAATATCTATTTTAGAAGAAGACAGGTCAAAAGAATGGTCTACCAAAGAGGTTGCCGAAAAAGTAGATTCTAGTGTGGTGACTGTGAAAAAATATCTAGATTATCTCACTGAGACTGGAAAGGTAGAAAGTACACTTCATTACAAGAGTGTAGGAAGGCCCCAGTACAAATATAAACTGAATATATAA